One Sebastes umbrosus isolate fSebUmb1 chromosome 6, fSebUmb1.pri, whole genome shotgun sequence DNA window includes the following coding sequences:
- the dhh gene encoding desert hedgehog protein, translating into MKQSWWARLAQLGLLAAWTCTWLVQGCGPGPGYGVRSRTRKLTAMHYKQFFPNFSENNLGASGRAEGKIARNSEGFNELVCNYNPDIIFKDEENTNADRFMTKRCKDCMNRLAIAVMNQWPGVHLRVTEAWDEDGHHPPGSLHYEGRAVDITTDDRETDKYGLLAQLAVEAGFDWVHYESKYHIHCSVKADHSVAVEKGGCFPGWARVTVAGGVQKSLSSLAPGDRVMALSGTGQVVLSRVLLFLHRDQESWSTFLSLETEDGHRLALTPHHLVFLSPRCRLDSSEYQAQFASRAKTGDCVLIHAAGQVRPSRIITVSVEESVGVYAPLTEAGTVFVDGVLASSYALVEDHRLAHWAFGPVRLLSSFNQLLWGETRREQQSTGSETACTKTPFHCSTLAAKDKGGVYVNNGTLNKRDDLNEALRTEMKEKQTSDVHWYARLLYGFGCALLDSNSFHP; encoded by the exons ATGAAGCAGTCTTGGTGGGCCCGCTTGGCACAGCTCGGCCTGCTCGCTGCGTGGACCTGCACGTGGCTGGTCCAGGGATGCGGGCCGGGCCCCGGCTACGGCGTCCGTTCCAGGACCAGGAAGCTCACGGCCATGCACTACAAGCAGTTTTTCCCCAACTTCTCAGAGAACAACCTGGGTGCCAGTGGGAGAGCAGAGGGCAAGATCGCACGCAACTCGGAGGGCTTCAACGAGCTGGTGTGCAACTACAACCCAGACATCATCTTCAAGGATGAGGAGAACACCAACGCAGACCGCTTCATGACCAAG CGCTGTAAGGACTGTATGAACAGGTTGGCTATCGCAGTGATGAACCAGTGGCCAGGGGTACACTTGCGTGTGACGGAGGCCTGGGACGAGGACGGCCACCACCCTCCTGGCTCTCTGCACTATGAAGGCCGAGCCGTGGATATAACCACTGAcgacagagaaacagacaagtATGGTCTTCTAGCCCAGCTGGCTGTGGAGGCTGGCTTCGACTGGGTCCACTATGAGTCCAAATATCACATCCACTGCTCAGTAAAAGCTG ATCACTCTGTTGCAGTGGAAAAAGGTGGCTGTTTCCCAGGCTGGGCCCGGGTGACTGTCGCTGGAGGGGTGCAGAAGAGCCTGTCGTCCCTGGCTCCAGGGGACAGAGTCATGGCACTGTCCGGGACAGGCCAAGTCGTGTTGAGCCGAGTCCTCTTGTTTCTGCACCGGGACCAGGAAAGCTGGTCTACCTTTCTGTCTCTGGAGACAGAAGATGGGCACAGATTGGCCCTTACTCCACATCACTTGGTGTTTTTATCCCCCCGTTGCAGACTCGACAGCAGTGAGTATCAGGCTCAGTTTGCCAGCAGAGCCAAAACAGGAGACTGTGTTCTCATCCATGCAGCAGGTCAAGTACGTCCATCTCGTATCATCACAGTTTCAGTCGAGGAGAGTGTGGGAGTGTACGCGCCCTTGACAGAAGCTGGAACTGTGTTTGTCGATGGCGTGCTGGCCTCCAGCTATGCTCTGGTGGAGGACCACAGACTTGCACACTGGGCATTTGGACCTGTGCGACTCCTCTCCTCATTCAACCAGCTACTTTGGGGGGAGACGAGAAGAGAACAGCAGAGCACAGGCAGTGAAACAGCTTGCACTAAGACTCCATTTCATTGTAGCACTTTGGCCGCAAAAGACAAAGGAGGCGTGTATGTGAATAATGGCACTCTGAACAAGCGAGACGATCTGAATGAAGCTCTGAGGACGGAAATGAAAGAGAAGCAGACGTCAGATGTGCACTGGTATGCTAGATTACTGTACGGTTTTGGATGTGCCCTTTTAGACTCCAACTCATTTCATCCTTAA